The Salvia miltiorrhiza cultivar Shanhuang (shh) chromosome 2, IMPLAD_Smil_shh, whole genome shotgun sequence DNA window taaaaaaaaattcaattagtGCTTGAGAGGATTCAAACTGCTGACCtctcaaatataaaaaaatgcacCTTACACTATGCTACTTCAATTTGTTATTcgaataaataactaaataggagtaatatttatacgtaagatatataaacatatatataggggtttTATTTTCGTCGGGGGACACTGTCACACTGGCCAATCGGCTCTGACTTCTTCATTTAAATATTGTGTTTTGGAACAAAACatcgaacttttttttttttttttttcataatgcATTTATACATTCTTACTCCTTATGTATatgtatttattatattaagatTAAGAGTTggaagtgaaaaatgaaaaaatagttTAGCAATGGTGAATGACAAAATTATCATTTTAGTTTGGATTTTTATGAGGTAGTGTTTTTTATCCGTATCAACCCAATTCATTTAGCATGCACCACtcttaagaatataaatataataaaatgcagaaaaattataaatatatttgaatttgtaatttcacgtaattgttaaaatattataattataaaattatattttaaatattttatagttaCAACAAACAACAATTTTTCTCAAATTTATATGCTATATACTACTAAAACGTTGCATATTACTAGTCGAAAATGACGTTATACTTACAGAAAGGATTAGTTGTCactaaaatattgaactttcaccaaattttgattttgtattcaaattttaaaaggttgCGTGGTAATTACTGAAATTtcaacaaattttaattttacatacaaattttaaaaagtacCGTCGTAATTATCGAACTATTGATTTAATCTGATTTAGCTACCAATCGAGATTCCAACCAAATTTACTACTAACATGACTAGCTGAATAATCTGATTTTGCATAATTTTAAATAGTGGTTGCGATGTTTCATTGCATACATTATTTtatgagtggatttttaaaatggccactttcatattgtaaagataaaaaatgtccactaaaataaaaaacttaaaaaatgtccactgttaccaaaatacccttcacattaaaaatttaaaaaatgtccactttacatcacccctttaaaaaatcccgcaattcacaaccagttcacactggttgtgaattgttcacaaccagaattttttgtttgtgaattcacaaccagtcgaattcacaatcaaaatttaattcacaaccagatttttttggttgtgaattcacaacctaaatttaattcacaataagaattttttggttgtgaattcaaaactagtcgaattcacaacgaaaatttaattcacagccagatttttttggttgtgaattcacaacctaaatttaattcacaataagaattttttgattgtgaattcacaactagtcaaattcacaaccaaaatttaattcacaatcagaattttttggttgtgtatttacaaccaaaatttaatacatagcaagaattttttggttgtgaattcacaactaaaatgtaattcacaaccacaatttattttagttgtgaattcaagtagttgtgaatttgagttttagttgtgaattcaagaatatgaagttgtgaattcgagttttagttgtgaaatcAAGAATAtgaagttgtgaattcatagatgtggtcgtgaattcaagaatattaagttgtgaattcatatatgtggctgtgaattcaagaacattaatcaattttttatttctcgAAGTATTGAAAATGAACTTCTAATCCTAAAAGAATCACTAGATGAGAGAGAGCAATTGAAATCTATTTCAAAACttaaagagagagaaatcagatatttaaaacataaacaaatgtgaattattattcacaaaaaaataaaactaaaagctTCACTAGGTCGGGTGGAAATTAAGACGTATGATACTCCAGTTCCAAGATCAATTTTCCATGGACAAAAGGTTCTCCTTCTGCAATTGCATATTTCTCTTGTTTCTGTTAAGCATGTTTGTCATTTCTTGTCTTGTTTATGGCTGTGACTTTAAACATGTTCGGTCTCATCAAAGTAGATCACATAGAAGTTGCCTGTATTAAAGATTCATCACCTACATCTtgatttgataatttattttgcaTCTCATTAATATCAAAGAAGATTAGCCCTTTGATGATGTAAACTGTGTGCCCCTGCCTTCTGCTCTGTGCCCCGTTTAGTTTATTTCACAAGCACACTTTGTTAGTTTGCCACTCCCAGTGACCTGTTGAGATCTTTTAGCTTTAATATTGATAAGAATTAATTCGTGAATAGCAAATGAAAGGTTGACAGTTGCTTTTGTAGTTTCAGGTTCGCCTTGTGTATACCAATACTAATTCCAGATTGAGACCAGAAATATTTTGTTGCTGATATAGAAGGACTAACTATCGTCGTGGCGTGAGGAAGCATGAGATATTACCCCAAAATGTGGATCTACCACCAGTATTgccaaagaagaaaaagaagccCTTTCCCATTCCTTTAAAGAAGATTCAGGAAGCAGCAAGAGAAGATAAGAGGCTTGCACAAATGGGCATTGAGAAACCCCTCGAGCCTCCAAGAAATGAACTCAAACTTAGGTCTTGAGCATTGACCATCATCTACATATACACCATTCATATATGATTAGAAACATGATTATTGTTTCTAGATTCATTCGTTCATGATTATTGATTCAtcatatattatatttagagATTTCAACACCTACTTACAAAcccaaatattatattttagagGCTAATTAAACACCTAATTTACAAACCCAAAATTATGAGCTCCCTTTACCACAACATATTaccacttcttcttcttcctcttaaAAAAATGGAACTCAAATTCCCCAGatattcatcatcatcatccacCCCTCAATTCACATAATCGTGCAGGtgtcgttgggcctcgtttcgTAAATCGGGTGGTAGCTGTTGGACCAGAGGGGCACCGACGGCGCCGGTGCCTCCATCTTAGCGGCGggcttctctttcttcttgtcCTCGCCCACGCTCACAAGCTCCGCGTGACCCACGCCCTTCCTCAGCTGCCGCGTGAGCTCCACGGCGTCGATGCTCTCTCCCGCCACCACCACCTGATCCTT harbors:
- the LOC131013593 gene encoding disease resistance protein Pik-1-like, with the protein product MQIKIVVRVSMNDEKSRSKALKISVGISGVESAVLAGASKDQVVVAGESIDAVELTRQLRKGVGHAELVSVGEDKKKEKPAAKMEAPAPSVPLWSNSYHPIYETRPNDTCTIM